The Coffea eugenioides isolate CCC68of chromosome 8, Ceug_1.0, whole genome shotgun sequence genome has a segment encoding these proteins:
- the LOC113781274 gene encoding disease resistance protein RPM1-like, producing MAESVVGFLIKQLSTLLSQESTLLGGLRPDVQFIKDELGDMNAFLRQAEAKEDNDSQLQQWVKQVREVAYDIEDVLDDFAFRFARGHADGFFGRVEKIYSSTKNLKARHRISLEIKDIKARVVEISARHQRYQSLYGTQEIGPRSSHVANADCDIRDQALLIEEAKLVGIDQPKKELISKILDDHSHLKVVSVVGMGGLGKTTLAKKVYDDAAVKKQFQSHAWITVSQNFQFKVIIKNLIQQLYEEIRQPVPPQVDSMEGIRLSEFVRDFLKERSHNHWILHKMA from the exons ATGGCTGAGAGTGTTGTAGGCTTTCTAATTAAGCAGCTCTCCACCTTACTTTCCCAAGAGAGCACGCTTTTGGGTGGACTTCGACCAGATGTTCAGTTCATCAAAGATGAACTCGGCGACATGAATGCTTTCCTCAGACAAGCTGAAGCGAAGGAGGACAATGACTCTCAACTCCAACAATGGGTCAAGCAGGTTCGAGAAGTTGCTTATGATATAGAGGATGTTCTCGATGATTTTGCCTTCCGCTTTGCTCGTGGACACGCGGATGGATTCTTTGGCCGTGTTGAAAAGATCTACAGCTCAACAAAAAATCTGAAAGCCCGCCATCGGATTTCTTTGGAGATAAAAGATATCAAGGCCAGAGTTGTAGAGATTTCTGCAAGGCATCAGAGGTACCAGTCCTTGTATGGTACTCAAGAAATAGGCCCCCGCTCTTCGCACGTGGCAAACGCAGATTGTGATATTCGTGATCAAGCACTCCTGATTGAAGAGGCTAAGCTTGTTGGCATCGATCAGCCCAAAAAAGAGCTCATCTCCAAAATCCTTGATGACCATTCCCACTTGAAAGTAGTTTCAGTGGTGGGAATGGGGGGACTCGGTAAAACCACCCTGGCGAAAAAGGTCTACGATGATGCTGCAGTGAAGAAACAATTTCAGAGCCATGCTTGGATAActgtttctcaaaattttcaattcaaaGTCATCATCAAGAACTTGATTCAACAATTGTACGAGGAAATCAGACAGCCGGTCCCTCCGCAAGTGGATTCCATGGAAGGTATTAGGCTCAGCGAATTTGTCAGAGACTTCCTCAAAGAAAGAAG CCATAATCACTGGATATTGCACAAGATGGCCTGA